GCGACTTTAAGGTCGGTTTCAGTCTGGTGCCCATTACCACAGAAGAAATAAAGAATATTGCCGATGCGGGGTTGGTAATGCCCCCCAAGAGCACCTATATTGAACCCAAATTGCGAAGTGGACTTACGATTTATGAACTTTGAATTATGTCGATAAAAGAAAATCTTTTAAAAATAAAGGCCAGCCTTCCTGAAGGTGTCACACTGGTTGCGGTATCAAAGACAAAATCACCCGAAGAAATAATGCAGGCCTATGAAGCTGGCCACCGCGTGTTCGGTGAGAACAAAATTCAAGAAATGACCCAGAAATGGGAGGCGCTTCCCAAAGACATCGCATGGCACATGATTGGCCATGTACAGCGTAACAAGGTAAAATACATGGCTGAATATGTATCGTTGATTCATGGGGTTGACAGTCTTCGACTCTTGAAAGAAATCGACAAACAGGCCAAAAAACACGCTCGTACAATCGACTGTCTACTGCAGGTACACAT
This portion of the Flagellimonas lutaonensis genome encodes:
- a CDS encoding YggS family pyridoxal phosphate-dependent enzyme, with the protein product MSIKENLLKIKASLPEGVTLVAVSKTKSPEEIMQAYEAGHRVFGENKIQEMTQKWEALPKDIAWHMIGHVQRNKVKYMAEYVSLIHGVDSLRLLKEIDKQAKKHARTIDCLLQVHIAEEDTKFGLSEQELEEMVSSETFLDMQNVRIKGLMGMATFTDDENQIRKEFKYLKLLYIGLKAKLDGIDTLSMGMSGDYQIAIEEGSTMVRIGSSIFGTRN